One Hypomesus transpacificus isolate Combined female chromosome 16, fHypTra1, whole genome shotgun sequence genomic window carries:
- the LOC124478538 gene encoding fibronectin type III domain-containing protein 9, giving the protein MTISVHNISTTSARVSWPAAPGCLDTFYSVMYHPNWNSLLMGYTRKSFLREERVPVTQTSASLLHLAPQTTYILCVTCQAANPLRDQCQVFSTPREGGGQRQDGSGWEMAMGVWMASSLLLLVIAGVLLWGCLHSICPFPSQASGEGYPCSSSALPQGAQGSPGCLYTPSSSEEDDSKQVTVLGNPLHSVPTPGHGHARGHELRTLSPQTEGQPV; this is encoded by the coding sequence ATGACGATCTCCGTGCACAACATCTCGACCACCTCGGCCCGGGTGAGCTGGCCGGCCGCCCCCGGTTGCCTGGACACCTTCTACAGCGTCATGTACCACCCCAACTGGAACAGCCTGCTCATGGGCTACACCCGCAAGAGCTTCCTGAGGGAGGAGCGCGTCCCCGTGACCCAGACCAGCGCCAGCCTGCTCCACCTGGCCCCGCAGACCACCTACATCCTGTGTGTGACCTGCCAGGCGGCCAACCCGCTCCGAGACCAGTGCCAGGTGTTCAGCACCCCGAGGGAGGGCGGCGGCCAGAGGCAGGACGGCTCCGGGTGGGAGATGGCGATGGGCGTGTGGATGGCCAgcagtctcctcctcctggtcatcGCCGGGGTGCTCCTCTGGGGGTGCCTCCACTCCATATGCCCCTTCCCCTCCCAGGCGTCCGGCGAGGGctacccctgctcctccagcgcCCTGCCCCAGGGGGCCCAGGGCAGCCCAGGGTGCCTGTACACCCCCAGCAGCAGCGAGGAGGACGACTCCAAGCAGGTCACCGTCTTGGGGAACCCCCTCCACTCGGTCCCGACGCCCGGACACGGACACGCCCGTGGTCACGAGTTGAGGACACTGAGCCCGCAGACTGAGGGACAGCCCGTCTGA